Proteins from a single region of Fundulus heteroclitus isolate FHET01 chromosome 12, MU-UCD_Fhet_4.1, whole genome shotgun sequence:
- the slc6a4b gene encoding solute carrier family 6 member 4b: MAGTLPQHGSPNSGYSANNAAAVPAVTQTDSRDKWSKKMDFLLSVIGFAVDLGNVWRFPYICYQNGGGAFLIPYILMAIFGGVPLFYMELALGQFHRTGAISIWKHICPIFKGIGYAICVIALYVSFYYNTIIAWALFYFYSSFSSILPWTNCDNVWNTPDCTNYFGVDNVTWTNSSRSPAEEFYTRNVLEIHKSSGLRDVGGVRWQLMLCLFLIFTIVYFSLWKGVRTSGKVVWVTATLPYIVLFILLIRGATLPGAWRGVVFYLKPQWNKLLETSVWVDAAAQIFFSLGPGFGVLLALSSYNPFTNNCYRDAIVTSLVNCLTSFVSGFVIFTVLGYMAEMRKVEVEDVAKDKGPSLLFITYPEAIANMMGSTFFAIIFFVMMITLGLDSTFGGLEAIITAVLDEYPEYFSHRRELFVLGLVVVCFLGSLSTLTNGGAYVVKLLEEFGVGCSIIAVGFLEAIAVSWFYGIKRFSNDIQAMLGQAPGLFWRVCWVAISPAFLAYIIVSSLLKTPPLTLFDYKYPDWSITVGYIIGLSSFMWIPIYMVYKLVWTPGSLKQRLAVCLRPERTIPDIHPDSLNMAAVSQKDMNTSVCL; encoded by the exons ATGGCCGGCACGCTGCCCCAGCACGGCTCCCCGAACTCCGGCTACAGCGCCAACAACGCCGCGGCGGTGCCAGCCGTCACCCAGACGGACTCCCGGGACAAATGGAGCAAAAAAATGGACTTTCTCCTGTCTGTCATCGGATTTGCCGTGGATTTGGGGAacgtttggagatttccttacATTTGTTATCAAAACGGTGGTG GTGCTTTCCTCATCCCCTACATTTTGATGGCGATCTTCGGTGGCGTGCCGCTGTTTTACATGGAGCTGGCACTGGGGCAGTTCCACAGAACTGGAGCCATATCCATATGGAAACACATCTGTCCGATTTTCAAAG GAATAGGATATGCCATCTGTGTCATCGCTCTGTACGTGTCCTTCTACTACAACACCATCATCGCCTGGGCCCTCTTCTACTTCTACTCCTCCTTCTCCAGCATCCTCCCCTGGACAAACTGTGATAACGTCTGGAACACCCCCGACTGCACCAACTACTTTGGCGTGGATAACGTGACTTGGACAAATTCCTCCAGATCTCCGGCAGAGGAATTTTACAC gaGGAACGTTCTTGAGATCCACAAGTCCTCAGGGCTGAGAGATGTCGGGGGTGTTCGCTGGCAGCTGATGCTTTGCCTCTTTCTTATCTTCACTATAGTTTACTTCAGCCTCTGGAAGGGTGTGAGAACTTCAGGGAAG GTTGTGTGGGTCACCGCCACCTTGCCTTACATTGTGCTTTTTATCCTGCTGATTCGAGGTGCAACTCTGCCAGGAGCCTGGAGAGGTGTGGTGTTTTATCTGAAACCACAGTGGAACAAGCTGCTGGAGACCAGT GTGTGGGTGGATGCAGCAGCTCAGATCTTCTTTTCTCTGGGTCCAGGGTTCGGGGTCCTCTTGGCACTTTCCAGCTACAACCCTTTTACAAACAACTGCTATCG TGATGCCATTGTTACCAGTTTGGTGAACTGTCTGACCAGCTTTGTGTCGGGCTTTGTAATCTTCACTGTGCTGGGCTACATGGCAGAGATGAGAAAGGTAGAGGTTGAGGATGTGGCCAAAGATAAAG GGCCAAGTCTACTCTTCATCACATACCCAGAAGCAATTGCAAACATGATGGGGTCCACATTTTTTGCAatcattttttttgtgatgatgATCACACTCGGACTCGACAGCACG TTTGGAGGGCTAGAAGCCATCATCACGGCTGTGCTGGATGAGTACCCAGAATATTTCTCTCACAGACGTGAGCTCTTCGTTTTGGGCTTGGTGGTCGTCTGTTTTTTGGGCTCTCTGAGCACCCTTACAAAT GGTGGCGCCTATGTGGTGAAGCTGCTGGAAGAGTTTGGAGTGGGATGCTCCATCATTGCAGTGGGTTTCCTTGAAGCTATTGCAGTTTCCTGGTTCTATG GGATCAAAAGATTTAGCAATGATATCCAGGCAATGCTCGGCCAAGCCCCAGGACTCTTCTGGAGAGTGTGCTGGGTCGCCATAAGTCCTGCGTTTCTGGCG TATATCATAGTGAGCTCTCTACTGAAAACACCTCCCCTCACGCTGTTTGACTACAAGTATCCAGACTGGAGCATCACGGTCGGCTACATCATCGGCTTATCATCCTTCATGTGGATCCCCATCTACATGGTCTACAAGCTGGTGTGGACCCCTGGTTCTCTCAAACag AGACTGGCTGTGTGTCTGAGACCGGAGAGGACCATCCCAGACATCCATCCTGACAGCCTGAACATGGCCGCCGTGTCACAGAAAGACATGAACACCTCTGTGTGCTTGTGA